The genome window TACGCCCTGTCCGCGCTGACCAGCTTCATGGTCTTCGCCTCCGATTCCGCCGAATCGGCCCGCTCGGTGATGTTCTGGCTACTCGGGAGCCTCGGGTTGGCGTCCTGGTCCGGACCATTGACGGCCACCGTCATCGTCGTCCTCGCTGTCACCGCCGTCCTGCTCGTCATCGGCCCCCGGTTGGACGCCCTCACCGTCGGCGACGAGACCGCACTCACCCTCGGGATCGACCCGGACAGGATGCGTATCGCGATGCTCGTCGTATCCTGCCTGCTCGTCGGCACGCTCGTCGCGATGGCCGGCTCGATCGGTTTCGTCGGGCTGGTCGTCCCGCACCTGGCCCGTCGCCTCGTCGGCGGCGCCCACCGCGCCGTGATCCCGGTCTCCGCACTCCTCGGGGCGGTCCTGCTGCTGTGGGCGGACATCGGTTCGCGCACGCTGCTCGCTCCGCAGGAGATCCCGATCGGCATCATCACCGCCATCGTCGGCGCACCATTCCTGCTCCTGCTCGTCCACCGTATGCACGCCACCCCGACCGACTGACGCGAGCGACCCGACCGGAGACAACCCATGAGAATCCGCACCACCACCAACACCCTCAGTGCCGCCAGGGCCGTCAGTACCATCAGTGCCGTTGCAGCGTCCGCCCTCCTGCTCACCCTCACCGCCTGCAGCAGCGATGACCGGTCAGACGCCGCGATCAGCGTCGACAACTGCGGTGACACCGTCACCTTCGATGCACCGCCGGAGAACGTCACCATCCTCAAGTCTGCCCCGGTGACCACCTTGAGCGAGCTCGGTGTGCTCGACCGCGTGAAGAACCGGGCCGGGCTGTAC of Corynebacterium terpenotabidum Y-11 contains these proteins:
- a CDS encoding FecCD family ABC transporter permease; the encoded protein is MTSTADVLGLRAARRRALAWVTALTLALLVTLMISVGFGAVSVSPTDSLRIISHHLVGTALDASDGDLFRHDAVIWTIRTPRAVLGAFVGAGLAVAGVILQATVRNILADPYVLGVNSGASVGAAAAILTGIGAGFGDYALQTSAFLGATVASFGVFGVSRAGGRITPTRLIMAGVAVGYALSALTSFMVFASDSAESARSVMFWLLGSLGLASWSGPLTATVIVVLAVTAVLLVIGPRLDALTVGDETALTLGIDPDRMRIAMLVVSCLLVGTLVAMAGSIGFVGLVVPHLARRLVGGAHRAVIPVSALLGAVLLLWADIGSRTLLAPQEIPIGIITAIVGAPFLLLLVHRMHATPTD